DNA sequence from the Tenacibaculum mesophilum genome:
ATAGGAGGAAAAGGAAAAACAGAAACCGAAAAAAGAGCAAAAGAATTACTAGCCTTTTTAGGATTATCGCACAGAGAAAACCACAAACCTAACGAGCTTTCTGGAGGAGAACAACAACGTGTTGCTGTTGCTAGAGCTTTAATTAACGAACCTTCTGTTATTTTTGCAGATGAACCTTCAGGAAATTTGGATTCTACTTCTGCTAAAAACTTACATGAACTGTTTTTTAAGTTACGTGATGAGTTTGGCCAAACATTTGTATTAGTGACACATAACAAAGAGTTAGCACAAATGGCTGATAGAACACTTACCATGAAAGACGGAATTATTGTTGAATAATGTAACTATTTAAAGTTTCTTGCTACTAATTAATAAATCAATTCCATGAAAGAAACTTTTCAAGAACTTATCATTTATTTAAAAAATCCTGTCTTAGAAAAAGATACTAATCAAGATGTTTCTTATCGATTTCAAAAATTCTTTCATTTACTTATTATAAGTATTATAACAGGTGCTGTATTATCTCCTCTTTTTATCCTTATTCAAGAGTTGGGTTGGGTAAATATGAATGAACATGCCATGGAAGAATTATTGAAAGAACACCCTAAATGGTTTATTGCTTTTTTAGCAATTATTTTGGCTCCTTTGTTTGAAGAATTATTTTTTAGAGCTCCCATTACTTTATTTCATCGTAAGAAAACATTTAAAATAAGTTTCTATGTCTTTGCTATACTTTTTGGTTTGGTACACTTAACCAATTTTGGTATTACCACAAACGTACTTTTATTAGCTCCAAT
Encoded proteins:
- a CDS encoding ABC transporter ATP-binding protein; its protein translation is MIVAKNIHKHYGEVEILKGVDLHIKKGEIVAIVGPSGAGKTTLLQILGTLDKPLKNQSYELLVDGVSIKGLNDTKVSAFRNKHIGFIFQFHQLLPEFTALENVCIPAFIGGKGKTETEKRAKELLAFLGLSHRENHKPNELSGGEQQRVAVARALINEPSVIFADEPSGNLDSTSAKNLHELFFKLRDEFGQTFVLVTHNKELAQMADRTLTMKDGIIVE
- a CDS encoding CPBP family intramembrane glutamic endopeptidase, yielding MKETFQELIIYLKNPVLEKDTNQDVSYRFQKFFHLLIISIITGAVLSPLFILIQELGWVNMNEHAMEELLKEHPKWFIAFLAIILAPLFEELFFRAPITLFHRKKTFKISFYVFAILFGLVHLTNFGITTNVLLLAPILVAPQTILGGYLGFIRVRFGLRWSMLLHACYNAFFVLLSFAGDLA